The sequence TTTTTGTTTCCCTGTCGGGCGAGTAGAAGGGTAGGCTATGCTGGCGCTTGATTTTTCCCACTTCTTTTACAAGTTCTGCCCTTTCCTCAAGTAACTGTATTATTCTTTTGTCTATATCGCTTATTTTTTCTCTAATGCGTGAAAGTTCTACAGAAACTGCGTTGTCATTTTTCTCCATTTTTCCCATCTTTTAGATAACAGTTTTTTCTTTGGAAGCTTCTGGAGTTCATCCAAGCTTTTTACTATAAAATTTTTAACATTCTTTGATATTTCATCATAATCCCTATGAGCCCCACCTATGGGTTCTTTGATTATTTCATCAATTACACCCAGTTCGTATAAGTCTTTAGCTGTAACTTTCATTGCCTTGGCTGCTTCTATTGAGTGGCTGGCATCACGCCACAGGATTGATGAACAACCCTCAGGTGATATGACGCCGTATATAGAAAACTCAAGCATGCCTACTTTATCTCCTACTGCTATAGCTAAAGCACCGCCTGAGCCACCTTCTCCAGTTATTATGCAAACAATAGGTGTGGCAGCTTTAAACATTTTGAATAGGTTTACGGCGATAGCTTCGGATTGCCCTCTCTCTTCTGCTCCTATCCCAGGATACGCACCTGGGGTATCTACAAATGTTACTATAGGTATGTTAAACTTCTCGGCAAGCTGCATAATCCTTTGTGATTTTCTATACCCTTCTGGATTTGCCATACCAAAATTTCTATAAAGGTTGTCTTTGGTGTTTTTGCCTTTCTGATGACCTATAATGGCTACTTTTTTGTTGTCTATATATCCAAAGCCAGTTACTATTGCTTTATCATCTGCAAAATGTCTATCTCCATGCACCTCGGTAAAATCATCGACTATGCGCTCTATGTAGTCCAAGGTGTATGGTCTATTTGGATGTCTTGCTATTTTTATAATCTTGTCTATAGATAGATTCTCAAATTCCTTTTTTAGTATTTCATTTTTTTTCTTTTCAAGTTGTTCTATCTCGCTCTTTACATCAAGCCCACGCTCCAAAGCCATTTTTTTTAAATTTTCTATTTGCTCCTCTATCTCGTATATGGGCTTTTCAAAATCCAACAGCAACATTATCGCCTCCTATTCTTTATCAAGACCGAATGCCTCATGCAAAGACCTTACCGCAAGCTCGGTGTATTTTTCATCTATTAAGCATGATATCTTAATCTCTGATGTGGAAATAGCCCTTATGTTTATGTTTTCCCTTGCCAGGGTTTCAAACATTTTAGCGGCAACACCTGGGTGTGATCTCATACCTACACCAACAACAGAGACCTTTGCTACATCTTTATTTATGCTGACTTCACCCGCCTTCAGTTCATCAGCCAGCCTCTTCAATACATCAAAGGCCTTATCTGCTTCGTCTCTCTGGACAGTGAAGGATATGTCTGTGGTTTTTCCGTCATCACTGACATTCTGGACAATCATATCTACATTTATGTTGTTTGCAGCTATCTTGTCAAATATTTTGGCAGCAACGCCCGGTTTGTCTTCAACCTTGTTTATCTTAAGCCTTGCCTGATTTTTATCCTGAGCTATACCGGAGACAACAATCTTCTCCATGTCTTTATCCTCCTTTGTTACTAAGGTTCCTGGATTGAATGTAAAGCTTGATAACACCATTATTGGCACCTCATACTTCATACCAAACTCAACAGAGCGTATCTGTAAAACCTTAGCTCCTAAACTTGCAAGCTCCATCATCTCTGAATAACTGATTTTATCCAGTTTCCTTGCATTTTTGACTATCCTTGGGTCTGCCGTGAAAATGCCATCGACATCCGTA comes from Hippea maritima DSM 10411 and encodes:
- a CDS encoding aspartate kinase translates to MALVVQKYGGTSVGSLERIRIVAQHIKETSEKGNKVVAIVSAMAGETDKLIKMAKELSERPSEREMDLLLSSGERISSALVAIRLNAIGAKAVAMTGRQCGIVTDEVHTKARIKAIDAENIMKHLNNGEIVIVAGFQGISQTTGDVTTLGRGGSDTTAVAIAAALKADVCEIYTDVDGIFTADPRIVKNARKLDKISYSEMMELASLGAKVLQIRSVEFGMKYEVPIMVLSSFTFNPGTLVTKEDKDMEKIVVSGIAQDKNQARLKINKVEDKPGVAAKIFDKIAANNINVDMIVQNVSDDGKTTDISFTVQRDEADKAFDVLKRLADELKAGEVSINKDVAKVSVVGVGMRSHPGVAAKMFETLARENINIRAISTSEIKISCLIDEKYTELAVRSLHEAFGLDKE
- a CDS encoding acetyl-CoA carboxylase carboxyltransferase subunit alpha — its product is MLLLDFEKPIYEIEEQIENLKKMALERGLDVKSEIEQLEKKKNEILKKEFENLSIDKIIKIARHPNRPYTLDYIERIVDDFTEVHGDRHFADDKAIVTGFGYIDNKKVAIIGHQKGKNTKDNLYRNFGMANPEGYRKSQRIMQLAEKFNIPIVTFVDTPGAYPGIGAEERGQSEAIAVNLFKMFKAATPIVCIITGEGGSGGALAIAVGDKVGMLEFSIYGVISPEGCSSILWRDASHSIEAAKAMKVTAKDLYELGVIDEIIKEPIGGAHRDYDEISKNVKNFIVKSLDELQKLPKKKLLSKRWEKWRKMTTQFL